Part of the Mangifera indica cultivar Alphonso chromosome 4, CATAS_Mindica_2.1, whole genome shotgun sequence genome, taaaagtttataaatgTAAATGTAATACTTAAAACTATTTGAAACTTAACTGATATTATACTTGAGTCAAATCGTGAGCTCGTGAGCTCATGAACCAACCATTCTTGAACTCAAACTTTGACTCAAAAATCAAACTCATAATTCAAGCTCAAACCCAGCTCATCATTAATTCAACCGAGCTCTACTCAGCTTCCCCCTCTACTTGTAAGGAGTActgtagtttttctttttcaaaagacATTGTAACATCGTAACGCTTACAGAAGATAAACTTATGTTAATGATTCTTCCAATTCCGGCTGATGGTAGGCCCATGTCAGGCTATCAATCAGCTTCCTTTCCATAAGTGAAAAGCTCAGAAAGTATCACATTGCCACCTCTACTGCCAGACAGAAACGACGATTCTTTGACAAATCACATTAATAACATAGCAATGATGCATTTTTCTCACCTCATTTGAATTAAAAGCAACCATGAAGCATCTCACTAAGAGCTGTCAAGAATCAAaacttttgatataaataatcaaaGATTCATGAATTAGGTTGAGTTCAACATTCTTTAATGTATTAAGCAATTATGAAATACATACATATGATAAGATAGGACTGCACCTCCAAAAACTTCCACGGCAAAAATTAGTCAATACAAATTGCAGAATCTGCACTCAAACAAATCCAAGAATAGACTGGGTGTACAAATATGGTTCTCCTGTGGTATTGCATCCAACACTCAAAACAAATGCAATTTTAAACGTTGTATATGGTCTAAAAGTAATCAGATAGTACAAATTAAGGAGTTTAACTAAACATGCATAAATAAATGTCTCAAAACAAAACTTCCTAACATGAGGACATATGCAAGAACCTCAAACTACTTTTTCGGTATATCTGGGAATCCAAAACACAAGTGATAAGTTACATAACCCTGAAACAACATGCTCATCCAATCACAGTAAGGTCTACCCTCAGCGAATGGGCATGCTTCACCATAATAAAACCCAAATACAGagatatatacaaaaatttaccCTAAAAGTTCCAAGATTTGTCCAGCTCCCCAGACATTTCCCAATGAAGTACAAGAATTCACCTGGATTTATGTCATAGCTATGTCAGTAACACACTGGTCATAGTTAATCCACTGAGCCCTTCATGAGGAGTCACAGAACCTGCAGCTCCGACTGAACTTTACAAAGAACAGACATCTAAACTTATTTAAGATTGTCACCCACTTTCTCGTAAGCAATTTCCAGGCAAGAGAAATTTGTACTTATCGGCATTTTCCAAAAGATATGATGGTAGATGAACTGCTGAGAAAGAATGAGGTACTGGTCCCATTTTTCCAATGATTTCCTTGAATGTGTACTCCTCTGGAAGCATATCAAATAAATCAGCCCCCTTGCAGATTACTCTCTGAATTCTTTTATGGTTTAAAAAGTAAGAGAATCTAACTCTGTCAAAATGGCTGTATGCTTTCATTTTAAATGTAAACTCATTGATATGGCGGAAGCAGAAGCTACAATGCCACCCTGCATCTGCTAAGATGTCATCTGATTGGCGATAATGTGCATACCGAGTTTTACCTGTCTCATATTTGTGGACTGAAGCTCTCCAGCTGTTATTATCCACAAGAAACTCAAAAGAGTACAGATAATTCTTCAGCCGAAGATGAAGGACTGAAGGTATTTCATCACACCACCTCAACAGATTGATAGTGTGTCTACTTGGAATCTCATCAACGTCAGACATTATCAACAAGTCATCATCAGTAATACCAGCAATTTTCAGAAGTTGGTCCAGTGCCACTCGCTGATATGCCTCTTCCACAAATGGGTTTTCTCCTTTCTTAAACCTCCCTCCAATTGTCCCATAAGTCAAACGTGGCtccacaaatttaaattgatcttGATGGGCTGCAAAAACTAGAGGCTTTGGCTTTCCAGTAAATGTTGAATCAGACTCAAGGAGAACAAACTGAGTTACATATGGGTACAATTCTTTCCAGCGTATAGTGAGAATGTCCAGCTCATTGCTGAACAAAATAGCATCATATACACGTCTAGGGTATTCACGGATCCCCCAACCATGAAGTTTGCACAGTCTCTCCATTGACACATTCTCATGATAATAGTGTGGGATTTCATGAAAGGGTTTGGGTGGGGATTCCCACAGTGGTCGCAGAAAGTATGAGATCTTCTGACCATGCACATAGATGCCAAACATGCATGCTGGGACAAGTGCAAACAGAAATATATAGGTCTTCAAGTCTAAGCCACGAAGAATGCAGCGTATTCTTGACATGGTTAGACCTCGACTTGATTCCTGCATAATAAAGGCTAAACTCTTGAGACTTGAAAcaatatatatagaattatgGAGCTAACAGAGGATACGAACTCAACACGCACAAGAATATAGCAAGTGGAATTTAAAAAAAGCAATTGTGTGTAAACATTAATGTTCTGCAAAAGTTCCAGGCAATAAAACTTGCTAACAACCTGCTCCGTTTTCAGGTAAAAGACCATCTTCTCTCTAATCCTCAGTTTCCCCAAATAGCTAATGGAGAATTTCCAAATTTCATATTGAATAACTTtatgaaaagaatgaaaaaatgataataacgCAGTGTGCACCCAAGCACAATAAAAAATCTAGACATATCAGCTGCCACAATCAAATCACCAACTGAACACTTCAATATTTTCATCAGCAAACCGACTTCTCACAAAACAGTAATTCTATTTCATAAATTGAATTGGGCGAGAACTATCAACTACCCCCCGAATAACAATCAGAAGGTCATGACGGAAGAAACGTACCAATTGAACAAACATGCTAAACAGGACATAGTCACCGTCTAACAtatctaaaaataataacaaactGTCTAGATCCAACATTTTAAGGTTTATTGCCTCTCTCACATTTTCTCAGAAACCAAAATAATCATATGAATCAATTGGGTTgttcgttttatataaaaattcctCAAAgcaatataaacaaataaatttaaaaagagggaaaaaaaattacctgGCCACAGACATTACCGCAAATATCATCACTCTTTTTAGAACAGTAATGACCACCTTCATTACTCATCATCCACCACATTCTCGGTCAATACAGTGTTCCCGAACAGATCAGTTCAACAATGACCGAAATGCCCCGAGTATTTCTTCAAAAGCCCTTTCTTCTCTTCGACAACCCAGATGtcaaatcgaaaaaaaaaataaaaacaaaacccaGAAATCTTCCTCCTCAGGCTCAACTTCAGATCCCAGAACCTCCAACTCCGTGGCGCCAGTATTATTATCTCTACTTCAAACCAGATAATGTGGATCGCTAAGAATAGCCAAAATTAGTGATAATGGAGTATTaatctatattattaatatcaaaccCAACAATAAATCAGTAACAACGAGgtataatagttttaaaaaaaagaaattaaattaaaaaattaaaaaataaatatctatatttGAATAGAGATGCAAGGCTGTGGCCTCTCTGTTAACGGGTGGCAGTAGAAAAGACTTTAAGAAGAACAGCAGAGGGAGCCGTTTCTTTTGTCTTCTACCTAACCCTGAcatcaaatatttttcttattctcaaAAACACCCACGTATTATAGTGATAATGAGGGCACAAATTAGGGCAATTAAGTAAATAAGGGACGGGTCGGGTTGGGCTCGGTCTCTGCGCGTCTATTGACTGGCTCAAGACAAGTCTTTGTTGATTTGTTGACAATGTTACTCCCAAacgataattttaaaataagaaaaaaaaatcacgtCACTCAGATTatacaatatcataataaaatccaattttatactatttttagataggctggattcgaaccgagttaGCTTGAGCTCGAATTCGACTTAATTCGATTCGAACCTAAAATGAGTTGGGTTCTAttcagctcgatcgagctctAGTTGGCTCGGATTGGCTcggtaaattttttaaaaaaatttttatacaaaacgacgtcattttgattatatatatatacaaaacggtatcgttttgatataaaaaataagtgaaacTGAGCCATAAACGAGCCGAGTCAAACTCGAGTCGAGCTGAGTTTAGCTCGAGTTGAGCTCGAACCGAACTTGAGCCGACCATAAAAAAACCAAGCCAAGCCCGAACTGGGTGCGAgcctcgaatccagccctattttTAGATACTTATATAACAATTAACCATGTTAATTACTAGTAAGTATATGACAAAAAATAGACACAACACA contains:
- the LOC123213828 gene encoding uncharacterized protein LOC123213828 is translated as MWWMMSNEGGHYCSKKSDDICGNVCGQESSRGLTMSRIRCILRGLDLKTYIFLFALVPACMFGIYVHGQKISYFLRPLWESPPKPFHEIPHYYHENVSMERLCKLHGWGIREYPRRVYDAILFSNELDILTIRWKELYPYVTQFVLLESDSTFTGKPKPLVFAAHQDQFKFVEPRLTYGTIGGRFKKGENPFVEEAYQRVALDQLLKIAGITDDDLLIMSDVDEIPSRHTINLLRWCDEIPSVLHLRLKNYLYSFEFLVDNNSWRASVHKYETGKTRYAHYRQSDDILADAGWHCSFCFRHINEFTFKMKAYSHFDRVRFSYFLNHKRIQRVICKGADLFDMLPEEYTFKEIIGKMGPVPHSFSAVHLPSYLLENADKYKFLLPGNCLRESG